From the Deltaproteobacteria bacterium genome, the window GAACATCACGGATGTTTGCGCGAGGAATAAAAACTTTTTTCCTGAAAGGAGAAGTATCGTGACGAAAATTGTTTACACTGTAACAGACGAAGCACCGCGGCTGGCGACTTACTCGTTGTTGCCAGTCGTGGAAGCGTTTTGCGAGCAGGCTGGAGTGGTGGTTGAAAAGCGAAATATTTCGTTAGCTCACCGCATTCTAGCTGCTGCGGGCAAGGCGCCCGATGAGTTGGCGGCGCTGGC encodes:
- a CDS encoding NADP-dependent isocitrate dehydrogenase, which codes for MTKIVYTVTDEAPRLATYSLLPVVEAFCEQAGVVVEKRNISLAHRILAAAGKAPDELAALA